The following nucleotide sequence is from Citrus sinensis cultivar Valencia sweet orange chromosome 6, DVS_A1.0, whole genome shotgun sequence.
ACTCGCGCGCAATTTAGGCTTTTGAAATCAGTAACGTTGAAGTTGAACAACAATGAGGAACTTAGCGAGATTCCAATCTGTGTGTTCAAATTCAGTCCATAAACGTCCTCAATCCCATCTCTATAAACTTCAAATTTCTCGTCACTCAAGTTCTTCCAAATCATCTAAACCACCCCAATTCAATAAACCCGAAAAACTCCAAACAAATACATATGCTTCACTCTTCAACGAGATTACTGAAATTCTAGGCGCTGACAATGTAACCACAGATGAAACCCCATCTGGGTTTTCAGCATCCAAAAGAGCCCCCTTGGAATTAATTGAGGTCAGTGATCGCTTTGGTTGTAGTACACATGCTGTTTGTGAAAATGCCGAAGAGGAGAATTTGTCGGTTTTGGAAGATACTCGGGTGGGGAATTTAGGCGGAATCGATGTTAGTCCAATAGTTCACGAGATTACAGAGATTGTTCGAGCGGGAAATGATGTTGTTTCAATGGAGGAAAGATTAGAGAATTTGAGCTTTCGGTTTGAACCTGAGGTTGTTGATAAGGTATTGAAAAGATGCTTTAAAGTGCCGCATTTGGCTTTAAGGTTTTTTAATTGGGTGAAGTTAAGAGAAGGGTTTTGTCATACAACTGAGACTTATAATACCATGTTGACCATTGCTGGGGAAGCAAAAGAGTTGGAGCTGTTGGAGGAATTGGAGAGGGAAATGGAGATAAACTCATGTGAGAAGAATATCAAGACTTGGACAATTCTTGTATCGCTGTATGGAAAGGCGAAGTTGATAGGCAAAGCCTTGTTGGTTTTTGAGAAGATGAGGAAATATGGCTTTGAACCAGATGCAGTGGCTTACAAAGTGCTGGTACGATCTCTTTGTAATGCTGGAAAAGGCGACATTGCGCTGGAATTTTATAAAGAGATGGCCCAGAAGGAGATGGTGCTTGACTTGAGTTTGTACAAGATTGTGATGAATTGTGCTGCAAAATTAGGAGATGTAGATGCAGTTCTCTCTATTGCAGATGATATGGTAAGGATCTCCCAGATTCCAGAGCGTGATGCTTACGGTTGTGTGCTGAAGAGTTTTTGCGTTTCTATGAGAATTAGGGAAGCTCTAGAATTCATTCGAAACCTCAAGAGTAAAGAGATCTCAATGGACCGTGACCATTTTGAGACTTTGGTGAAAGGCCTGTGTATTGCTGGTAGGATTTCTGATGCTTTGGAGATTGTCGACATTATGATGAGAAGAAATTTGGTTGATGGGAAGATTTATGGGATTATTATCAGTGGGTACTTGAGGAAAAAtgatctttccaaagctctcGTTCAGTTtgaaagaatgaaagaatCTGGATATTTGCCTATGGCTTCTACCTATACTGAGCTAATGCAACATCTCTTCAAGTTAAATGAGTATAAAAAAGGATGCGAGCTATACAATGAGATGCTGAAAAGAGGAATCCAACCGGACAGTGTGGCCGTCACTGCAATGGTTGCAGGACATGTTCGCCAAGACAATCTATCTGAAGCGTGGAAGGTGTTCAAATGTATGGAGGATAAGGGCATCAGGCCCACTGGGAAATCCTACTCTGTATTTATCAAGGAGCTTTGTAGAGTTTCAAGgacaaatgaaattttaaaggtTTTAAACAACATGCAGGCTTCCAAGATAGTCATTGGAGATGAAATATTCCATTGGGTTATATCGTGTATGGAGAAAAAGGGAGAAATGGAGAGTGTTGAAAAAGTAAAGCGGATGCAAGGTATCTGTAAGCATCATCCTCAAGAAGGTGAGGCATCTGGCAATGATGCATCCAGGGGACAAGGGCCCAATGTGGAGTTTGACCATAATGAAATGGAGCGAAAGACTACAGTTTCTCACTTGGTGGAGCCACTTCCAAAGCCTTACTGTGAGCAGGATTTGCATGAAATTTGTAGGATGTTATCATCCTCAACAGACTGGTACCACATCCAAGAATCTCTGGAAAAGTGCGCTGTCCAGTTCACCCCAGAACTTGTTCTCGAGATTTTGCATAACAGTGAAATGCATGGTAGTGCAGCTTTACATTTTTTCTCATGGGTTGGTAAACAAGCTGATTATAGCCATAGTTCAGCAACTTACAACATGGCTATCAAAATTGCGGGACGTGGGAAAGATTTCAAGCACATGCGAAACCTCTTTTATGAAATGAGAAGAAATGGTTACTTAATTACACCAGATACATGGACAATCATGATGATGCAATATGGTCGGGCAGGCCTAACAGAGATGGCTATGAGGGTTTTCGAAGATATGAAAGCTAATGATTGTAATCCATCTGGTAGTACCTACAAGTATTTAATCATATCTCTTTCTGGGAGAAAAGGCAGGAAGGTAGATCATGCCATAAAAATATTCCAGGAAATGGTAAATGCAGGGCATATCCCTGATAAGGAGCTGGTTGAAATTTATCTTGATTGTTTATGTGAAGTTGGTATGCTGCAACTAGCTAAAAGCTGCATGGATGTATTACGGAAAGTTGGTTTCACAGTTCCACTAAGTTACTCCTTGTACATTAGAGCTCTTTGTCGAGCAGGGGAGTTGGAAGAAGCTTTAGCCTTGCTTGATGAAGTTAAAGAAGAGCGATCTAAGCTGGATGAGTTTGTTTTTGGAAGCCTTATTCATGGATTGGTGCAAAGAGGACAAATAGAAGAGGCATTGGCTAAGGTGGAAACGATGAAGCAGGCTGGAATTTATCCTACTGTCCATGTTTATACATCCTTTGTAGTACATTTCTTCAGAGAGAAGCAAGTAGGAAGagctttagaaatttttgaaagaatGCGACAGGAGGGTTGTGAGCCGACTGTCGTTACTTACACTGCCTTGATTCAAGGTTTTGTGAACTTAGGCAAGGTTGCTGAAGCTTGGGATGTCTTTTACCGGATGAAAATTAAAGGACCTTTTCCAGATTTTAGGACTTATTCGATGTTCATTGGTTGTCTTTGTAAGGTAGGTAAATCTGAAGAAGCTTTGCAGCTTCTATCTGAAATGACTGAAAGTGGGATTGTTCCtagtaatattaattttcgAACAATCTTTTTTGGACTTAATAGAGAAGGTAAGCGAGATTTAGCTCGTTCTGTAGTGCAGAAAAAGTGTACTCTAATAAATAGTCGCAAGTTCTTAACATgagctttaattattttgaaatatcttcttcatttctcctgcttaaatgattttgatttcttgTTGTTGCTACTATTCAGacaatttatatcaaattaCCAAGCGCCCATTTGCGGTTATCCTGTCCACAATACTCGAAAGCACTTAACAGTCAATTAGGTTCCCAACAAATTATTGTTACCGTTTCTGCTTAATTGGCTTTAAAAATCGAATATCCAAGCTGGAAGCATTTCCTTTATAAGTTGCTTGGTAAAACACTGAAAATGAGAGACCATCATCGTCCCCGCTATCAATATGCCCAAAGATATTATTTCGAAGACCTCTTCTTACAGAGTTACAGGAACTTGCCTTATTTGTCCGgattatttggtaaattgaaTTGTACATCCAATATTGTTAGAAAGTAGAAACCAAAGAATTTCCAAGAGTGATCTGCGTAATTCGGCATGTGTCCAAACGGGTCGTGAAAGGGAAATCCTCAAAATAAAGGTGACAAATCtatgcaaaaatttaaataagtgGCTTTATTCTAcagattaaataagtaaagCATCACAGAATTCTTCTTGTTCACATGATAGCTGACTGACAGTCCCAACTGCACCTTAAATCACATTCTAcctgaaaaataattaaaaacaaacagAGGGATTGGTTaattctcttcaaatttgtcATAAAGAAACCAGATGCATAACAAGTCTAAAAGAAACATGCTTCATGTATAAGTCCTTGAAATCTAGAACTTAATGCATTGATGTAACAACTGCCTATATCCAATAGGGAACAAGTTTTGCCGAATAAgatgaaatataaatactcACATCCCGTGTGAAGTCATCCGCATCTGAATCCTGAAATTAACTGGTGTTGACTCCACAAGGACATGCACACCATGACAGCACACATGAGCACCAAATCACCAAAACCCTATATTAGTTAGAAAATGGCTGGCTCagaagttttattttttattatttctaaatcACTCTATACTTGATTTACAAATGGTTTAGtaataacaaacaagattgaTACTTGGCAATTTTTCATGCCAAATTCTTATTCATAGAACACTGCAACCTAGTTTTTAATGTGTCACATTTATCCCTAGATAGCACCTTCTCCCTTCCTAAATAATTCTGCAAATCATCCCTCCCTTTATCAAGAACTGGCAGTTGAATCTTGGAAGGAGTACCTGCATTAAAGCTTCTTTGCAATTTCTTCATTTACACGATGATAGTAAGTCATTCTCCGAATACAAACCCTGGCTTCATCAAAATTCCGGTTTTGGTACGCATCGGCGAAGGAGTTACCCCAATGGATCAATTTCTCTTGCATCTAAATAACAGGaaggaaaatttttattttagaatggGTTTCATAAAATAAGCCGGTCTGCAAATTTCTGTTGAAGTAACACTCAAATTAAGACTGTAAACATCAAGCTTTTCCCATACAACCAAGCAAAAATTCAGACCATGGAATGGTTCCACACAAAAATTTGCATATATCAAGTATCATTTGGCTAAATAATTAACACTCCCATTCAAGCTACCAGCCGTTGTTGACTAGTTGCTCTACCATCACAAAACAATTCCATGGAACAAGAGCTCTACATACCTGAGACTGAATCTCCTTTAAAGTTTGTGAATCAGCTGCATCTTCTACAGCTTCCCTGATCTCCATAATCTGTAAATCAATTTCGGGCACCAACATTActtccaaaaagaaaagaaaaagcattaTACTTCAATCCTGGCTAGAAGCAGAATTTCAGCAATACAACAGGTTGTGCAGCCAAACACACCTCTTCCTGACCAGCATTCCAGATTCATCCGTACAATAACAACCAGTtacaagaaggaaaaaaacgGTCGTACTTTTTGTATATAAGCAAGAGAAAAATAGACTTCCCATCTTTTAAAGACTCTTGTCCATGAACCTTCTAACAGGgaaaatgggaaaaataaGTTGTTCTTAAGGAACTCCAGTTTGAGCTGCTTTTTTCATACTCAAAAAGAACTCCAGttcagtttttaaaaaatcaaagctATAGTTTACATCTGATAAGGCTCCCCTAAATTACCTCCATCAGCAACTCTGGTTCAGAAACTGTCTCGTCTTCATTAACTTCTACTCCTTCAAGTCTCAGCTGTAAAAGGAAACggaaaagttttaatttcataaaccAAATAGGAAACTGGAAACAAATATAAGGAGAGATATATGTATGagacaatgaaaaaaaaaatgcaggcATTGATGAAAAGCATAATGGAGTGGTCTTCTTCTTTCACAAGCACCAAATTGGTGTTTTTAAATTACGAGGACAATTGACAAGATAAACAATAGCTATTAGCTTCTTATCAACCATATGTCAAACTGAAGTCACAATTACTGTTTTAGTCATATAAAAGTTACATTTCACATCTTCAATTAAAATGCCCTTATTTTTGGCCATTTTCAATAGCAGTACCAAAGACAAGTTACTTTTAGAAACACCAATACAGttaagttacaaaaataagCATTTAAAATAGCTACAAACAACAAGAATTTCTATGACCCAAAGTAAATAAGTATATAGTTGAGGCTTGGCAATATGCATAAAAATACTATATCCACTGAGTTCTTACAATGTATATTGCCCGTGCCAATGGGTTGGTAAGTGTGCGATATGCTTCAATCACTCGACCAGATTGTTCAGCAGcatactctctctctttctaacATAAACAAAAGAATCATTAACACAACCAAAATcataacaaaagaaacaataaatcATCTGCTTTctaagaatttaaatagattaaATCAAACCTCAGATTTCGAATGAACTAGATCAGGATGAATCCTTTTCTGCCAGTCCTTGTATTTTCCCTCTAGCTTCTCATTCCCAATTTCATACTTCTTCTCTCTGTTGTACATCAACCAAaagagtattaaaataaacaataaaacatgGATTTTTAAAACCAACAATTTTAGTGATCAATTCATTCAACATTCATCGATTCGGGAACCAAAACAGTAAAATTTTCTGTTGctagtagggatggcaatggggaggggaccaatctccccatacccatccccgatgttttgcatatgtccccgtcccctccccgtccccgtcaaaattgcttgagagaatccccatcccctccccgaataataacaggggatccccgagggtccccggtccccgaataattaatagtctaatacattttttattttcgattttaaattaatcatattaaaataaactcataccgctattgtaagctcgtaaccaactttgacagcacattaaggcctccaatgtgcttggatgaagtttgttatggtatgagctcacaactctaccactagtgttaaaagctgattcagaagcaactgttgtaattggaattgccaaaatatctctagcaattcgagctaatgtaggatacctattagcatttgtcttccaccaactcaaaatattaaaatcttccatccgagatataactttctcatccaaatatgaatctaattcatctgcaacaactgcacaatctccattgtttacataatcattaaaacctgtcatccatttggttgctttcttataagaatcccctgtagatctagtagaagaactactaccagtataatcaaagcaataaacagttggtgaaaacttcaattaatactcTTCAACTAATTCCCGGCAAAGGGTGACCACTTTCCCAACATacaactattttgatatttattatttttaacaatatttataattttgttatttatttattagtaattttaaaaataaaaataaaattaaaaattaaaatggggaaatgggtaggggatggggattccacctcatccccgtcccctccccgaataaaaagttgggtaaaaaattttccccgtcccctccccgaaaaaaaaattgggtataaaattatccccgtaccctccccgaatggggaaaatccccgagggtacccatccccgtggggatttttgccatccctagttgCTAGCTCCAATTTATTGTTGATTCTAGAGACTAACTTTTGACATTCAAGATTCTAAAGATAATGTTTTGAAATGTAAATTTCGacctcttcttttttttttttttttttgctttcctCTATTTTCCCAAGCTTTCTGCGGAAACAAACGgggaataatttaaaataaaatgaaaaactaaacCTGAAATAGAAAGACTTACAATCCAAAGATTTGAAAGTAATCCACAGAGTGATCAACAGGCTGAACACTTCGACATGACtcgcaaaataaaaaaggtgcCGCTTTAGGCGCTTCATTGCAGTTCCAACACGTGGTATTGCTAGCTTTCTCTGCAGATTCCGAACAGAAGCTTCTCCcggaaaatttcaaaatttcgaAATAATAACAGAGTCCGCAGTATAAACTTGGATTTTGGATACGAGAAGACGACGTGCAATCGAGAAAGTAAATTTGTGTggaaaaattgtaattataattagaAAGTTTGAAACGAGAAGTTGAAGGCAAGGCTCTGTGTGCAACTTGGCAGAAAGGCTTCCATAGCTTCTTTGTTCTGTTCATTTTTTCGCTTTCCGCGAAGGATTTGGAAAGTTCAAATAAAACGGCAGCGTTAAAGAGCGGCGTTAACCGCTAAACTAAATGCCGGGGAAGAATTCTGTCgaatttattatgaaaaataaaaggagtTTAAATAATGTTTGGGTCTCtgacatttaacaaaatcacgaataattacataatttttatattcccTTTTACGGGTACTTTTCAAAGATTTAGATagcggtttttttttttatctgaaatttaaataaatttaaattttttaaaaatctaaatggatctgattataaaaatatgaatgacatgtttatttttattttttaaatattttaatataaataatatcttatttgttttcacaataaaaaatattttaactttgattatttaatatttatgtctttataaataaaaataaaaaatgattaaattttatagtttaagaaatcaattattttaaagagataatttttagaatataatatttacttatcattcaattatttttcttttaaataaaagtcacaaaagtttactaaactttttttatttacatgtaAATGTCTGAAAATtagacataaatttaaaaaaataaataaatatatttttaaaaaaatttaaaattaataaaatttcaaacttcaGACATTTAATTAACAACAACCTATTGTGACATGTAAATTTAGTATTCTGGTGCCTTAGTTAACAATATCATATTCATATCACATTTATTGATAGTAAACATGACAACAATTTTTGTAAGCAGAAAATCTTTGGTATAGAGATTTTTTCCCCTTGTTCTTACATCCTTGACAAAAAGGATAATGAATTATAAAGGTAAATGCATGTTTAGTTAAAAGAAatgagagaagagaaaaagagtgGAGATGAAGGCggagagaaaaaaacaaaaaaagaggattaattttaattttatttatttaattttaacataaaatcatCTATTCTTCCCCTATTTCTTTTCCTCCTTTCCTATTCTCTACTCTCCTTTCATTTATTGAAACCAAACACGCCattacaatatatattttgccCAAATGGAATTGCAgaaaaaggaggaaaaaaaaaaaaaaaaaaaggcaaacaaacaaacaaaccaaAAGCATCTGGAAATCCTAAACggtttatttttgtgtgtgaTGCGCAGATTCACTCTCTGGCGTCATCTACTATAGCCGGAAACGGAAAACCACTTCCTATGAGCATCAATTAAGCAGAGTTGATGAAGAAGCAACAGAGCCATTGCTTTTTTTGCCGGCTCAACTTCCTCCTCCCATCTATTGAAGTATTGTCATGGAACTCGTTTGCCTTGGCTTTTTTTTGCTTGCTATCGTGCACTCTTTGGTCCAAAATTGGTATTTCAGCCATCCCATTCCGGGAAGAATGGACAGCAACCTGGTTGGTCTCATCA
It contains:
- the LOC102609494 gene encoding iron-sulfur cluster co-chaperone protein HscB homolog, coding for MNRTKKLWKPFCQVAHRALPSTSRFKLSNYNYNFSTQIYFLDCTSSSRIQNPSLYCGLCYYFEILKFSGRSFCSESAEKASNTTCWNCNEAPKAAPFLFCESCRSVQPVDHSVDYFQIFGLEKKYEIGNEKLEGKYKDWQKRIHPDLVHSKSEKEREYAAEQSGRVIEAYRTLTNPLARAIYILRLEGVEVNEDETVSEPELLMEIMEIREAVEDAADSQTLKEIQSQMQEKLIHWGNSFADAYQNRNFDEARVCIRRMTYYHRVNEEIAKKL
- the LOC102610085 gene encoding putative pentatricopeptide repeat-containing protein At5g06400, mitochondrial — encoded protein: MRNLARFQSVCSNSVHKRPQSHLYKLQISRHSSSSKSSKPPQFNKPEKLQTNTYASLFNEITEILGADNVTTDETPSGFSASKRAPLELIEVSDRFGCSTHAVCENAEEENLSVLEDTRVGNLGGIDVSPIVHEITEIVRAGNDVVSMEERLENLSFRFEPEVVDKVLKRCFKVPHLALRFFNWVKLREGFCHTTETYNTMLTIAGEAKELELLEELEREMEINSCEKNIKTWTILVSLYGKAKLIGKALLVFEKMRKYGFEPDAVAYKVLVRSLCNAGKGDIALEFYKEMAQKEMVLDLSLYKIVMNCAAKLGDVDAVLSIADDMVRISQIPERDAYGCVLKSFCVSMRIREALEFIRNLKSKEISMDRDHFETLVKGLCIAGRISDALEIVDIMMRRNLVDGKIYGIIISGYLRKNDLSKALVQFERMKESGYLPMASTYTELMQHLFKLNEYKKGCELYNEMLKRGIQPDSVAVTAMVAGHVRQDNLSEAWKVFKCMEDKGIRPTGKSYSVFIKELCRVSRTNEILKVLNNMQASKIVIGDEIFHWVISCMEKKGEMESVEKVKRMQGICKHHPQEGEASGNDASRGQGPNVEFDHNEMERKTTVSHLVEPLPKPYCEQDLHEICRMLSSSTDWYHIQESLEKCAVQFTPELVLEILHNSEMHGSAALHFFSWVGKQADYSHSSATYNMAIKIAGRGKDFKHMRNLFYEMRRNGYLITPDTWTIMMMQYGRAGLTEMAMRVFEDMKANDCNPSGSTYKYLIISLSGRKGRKVDHAIKIFQEMVNAGHIPDKELVEIYLDCLCEVGMLQLAKSCMDVLRKVGFTVPLSYSLYIRALCRAGELEEALALLDEVKEERSKLDEFVFGSLIHGLVQRGQIEEALAKVETMKQAGIYPTVHVYTSFVVHFFREKQVGRALEIFERMRQEGCEPTVVTYTALIQGFVNLGKVAEAWDVFYRMKIKGPFPDFRTYSMFIGCLCKVGKSEEALQLLSEMTESGIVPSNINFRTIFFGLNREGKRDLARSVVQKKCTLINSRKFLT